The Rhododendron vialii isolate Sample 1 chromosome 6a, ASM3025357v1 genome includes a window with the following:
- the LOC131331181 gene encoding probable carboxylesterase 2, with amino-acid sequence MDRQFINTSSVFFTLLCVPIGGPRYHKFTILWSFLSLSLSLSLSQMGSIKPEVSQEVLPYLIEYKDGTVERLVGTQVTPPGSDPQTGVVSKDVLIVPETGVSVRLYRPIDTPKDKKLPLVVYFHGGAFCIATVGEPLYHNSLNILVANSNVVAVAVDFRNSPEFPLPAAYDDSWAALEWVASHAAGGGSEVWLNENVDFDKVYLAGDSAGANISHHLAIRAGSIRIDGLKFHGILMIQPYFWGEKPIGSEVTDTVRKGMVDIWWRYVCPSDKGCDDPLINPFADGSPLLSGLACDRVIVCVAEKDILRDRGVLYYDALVKSGWGGKVEFMEVEGEDHVFHLFNPTCEKAMNMIKRLARFINEESEI; translated from the coding sequence ATGGACAGGCAATTCATTAATACTTCATCTGTCTTCTTCACTCTTCTATGTGTTCCAATTGGAGGGCCTAGATACCACAAGTTCACAATCCTCTggtctttcctctctctctctctctctctctctctctctcagatggGTTCAATCAAACCGGAAGTATCTCAAGAGGTTCTGCCATACCTCATAGAATACAAAGATGGAACCGTGGAGAGGCTAGTGGGAACCCAAGTGACCCCGCCGGGCTCCGACCCTCAGACCGGCGTGGTTTCGAAAGACGTATTGATCGTACCGGAGACCGGCGTCTCCGTCCGCCTCTACCGCCCTATCGACACCCCGAAAGACAAGAAACTCCCCCTGGTGGTTTACTTCCACGGCGGGGCGTTTTGCATAGCGACCGTTGGGGAACCCTTGTACCACAACTCTCTCAACATACTGGTTGCTAATTCCAATGTCGTCGCCGTCGCCGTCGACTTCCGGAACTCCCCGGAATTCCCTCTTCCGGCCGCCTACGATGACTCGTGGGCCGCCCTCGAGTGGGTGGCCTCACATGCCGCCGGTGGTGGCTCTGAGGTTTGGCTcaatgaaaatgttgactttGATAAAGTGTACTTGGCAGGGGACAGTGCAGGTGCAAATATTTCACACCACCTGGCAATCCGGGCCGGGTCGATCCGGATTGACGGCCTCAAATTCCACGGTATCTTGATGATCCAGCCCTACTTTTGGGGGGAAAAACCGATCGGGTCTGAGGTCACGGACACCGTGAGGAAGGGTATGGTGGACATTTGGTGGCGGTACGTTTGCCCGAGCGACAAAGGGTGCGACGACCCGCTTATCAACCCGTTTGCGGACGGATCCCCGCTCCTTTCGGGTTTGGCGTGTGACCGGGTCATTGTTTGTGTTGCCGAGAAGGACATATTGAGAGATAGAGGGGTGCTTTACTACGATGCATTGGTGAAGAGTGGATGGGGAGGAAAAGTGGAGTTTATGGAAGTTGAAGGGGAGGATCATGTATTTCATCTATTTAATCCCACTTGTGAGAAGGCTATGAACATGATCAAAAGGctggctcgtttcataaacgaagAGAGTGAGATTTGA